The genomic window GGCCGCTGGTCGGCGCCGAGCTGGCCGAGCTGTGGGCGGGCGACATCCCGCTGCTGACCTGCCGCCCCACCGCGGCGCGGCCCGCGATCGGCGGGGCCACCACCGCCGCCGCGTTCGCCGAGAGCGGCCTGGACCGGGTGACCGACCAGCTGCACGCGATGAGCCGGACCGACCGCTACGACCAGGAGTGGATCATCCGCGCCTCGCTCGCCACCCGCTGGGAGGGCGACGCCCACCAGGTGGGCACGCCGCTGACCGGCCGCCAGGAGGGCACCGTCCCCGACCCCGAGCGGCTGCTGGCCGCCGCGTGCGGCATCGCCGACCAGATCCTGACCGGGGCGCACGACGACGGCAGCCGGGTCAACTGGCTGACGCTGGAGCCGATCGAGGACCGCCACTGGGCGGTGATGCCGCAGGGCGCGGGCCTGGCCAACGGCTACTGCGGCACGGCGCTCTTCCTGGCCCAGCTCGCCGACCTGACCGGGATCGAGCGGTACGCCGCCGTCGCCCGGCGGGCGCTGCGCCCGGTGCCCGAGGTGCTGGCCGCGCTGGCCGCCGACCCGGAGCAGCTGGCGGCGGTCGGCTGCGGCGGCTTCGAGGGGCTGGGCGGCATCTCCTACGCCCTCAGCCAGCTGTCCGGTCTGCTGGACGACCCCGAGATCGCCGGCTGGACCGAGCAGGCGGTGCTGCTGACGGCCCGTTCGGTGGCGGCCGTTGCCGCCGACCTCGGCGGCCGGCCCGGGGAGTGCCGGGAGCACACGGGGGAGGGGGCCTGGCACGGCGACGAGTACGGCGTGCTGACCGGGCTGGCGGGCTGCCTGGCGGCGATGGTCGCGGTGCACCGCACCAGCGGGGTGGGGCTGGCGCTCGACACCGCGGAGCGCTGCGCCTGGCAGCTGGCCGGGCTGCCGGCCGCCGGCTGCGCCCCGAGCGGCTTCGCGAGCGGCCGGGCCGGCGTGGGCTGGTCGCTGCTGCGGTTCGCGGCGGCCGGCGGCGGCCAGGAGTACGCGGAGCTGGGCCAGCGGCAGTTGGAGCGGGCGATCGCGGCCCACTCGGTGGCCGGCCACGCGGCGGCCGGCCGGACCTCGCACCCGCCGTCCGGCCGGGCACCCGCGGGGCGCCCGCACACCGGCCCGTCGGCACCGGGGCGTGGCGCGGGCACCCGGGACCGGGGCGAGGAGCCGGGGGGACCGGCGGTCGCCGGCTGGTGCGGCGGTGTGGCGGGCCTTGCCCTGGCCGTGGCCGACAGCCGGGCCGTCGCCCCGCCGCCGGGCCTGGCCGCCTTCGTCGAGCGCACCGTCGCCGCGCTCGCGGACCAGGGACCGCTGCCCAACCACAGCCTGTGCCACGGCGAACTGGGCTCGCTCGAACTGCTGCTGACGGCGGGACCGGACGGCCGCACCATGGCCGGTCCCGCCGTCGCCCGGGCCGGGGCGCTGCTGACCTCGCTGGACCGGCTCGGTCCGCAGTGCGGCACGCCCAACCGGGTCAGCAGCCCCGGGCTGCTCAACGGACTGGCCGGAATCGGCCACGGGCTGCTTCGCCTCGGCTTCGGCACCCGGATACCCTCGGTGCTCCTGCTCCAGTCACCACCACGGTGAACCCGCTGCCGCGCCCGGCCGCCGCGCACCTTCGCGGTGAACCGTCACCACCGGTGCGGCCGTTGTCCCGTTGTCCCCCCGTCCGCCTACCCGACCGCCACCACACCTGAACCGGCCGTGCGTCACCACCACCACGTCGTACGGCCACCAGCGCGGCTCGACCCCGCCGCGCGGCTGCCCACGGGAAGGAAAGCCATGAACGTCGAAGAACTGGTCCGGTACTGGAAGGACCCGGATGCCCGGACGGGCGCCGCCCACGTCCACCCGGCCGGCGAGATCACCTTGGAGGACCGCCCCGGTACCGGCCGGCGGGCCGCCGTGCTGGCGGGCCTGACCGCTTCGGCGGCGCTCGGCCGTGGCAGCACCACCCTGATGCCGAACGGAACCAGCGTCTCCAGTCCCTGCTGACCGTCCTGTCGGCGACCGTCCCCTGCTGAGCATCCGCCACCCGGCAGCCGAGGTGCACTCTCCACCTCAGCTGTCGGGGTGGCCGGGACACCCACCATGGCGGATGACAGAGGCGGGCGATAGCCTCCGGCCATGCTGACCACATCGCCCGTGCTGGTCGGGCGGGACGAGGAACTCGCGCTCGTCGAAGCCTCCCTGCAGGCCGCCCGGCAGGGGGCGGGCCGCGCTGTCTTCCTGCTCGGCGACGCGGGAATAGGCAAGTCGCGGCTCGCCTCCGAGAGTGCGTTCCGCGCGGTGGCGAGCGGTCTGGCGGTGCTGCGCGGGCGCAGCAGTGCCACCGGTGCCGCCATGCCGTTCCGCCCGATCGCCGAGGCCCTGCTCTCCCTGTTCCGGATCGGCGGCCCGCCGCAGGACCCCGAACTGGCCCCCTACCGCTCGGCGCTGGGCGGCCTGGTGCCCGAGTGGCGCGGCGCCAACCCGCCGGACGGGACCACCTCGCTGGTCGAGACGGCCGAGGCGGTGCTGCGCCTGCTCGCCGCGGTCGGCCGCGATCCGAGCTCGGGTCAGGAACCGGGCTGCCTGCTGGTGATCGAGGACCTGCACGACGCGGACGCCGAGACCCTCTCGGTGATCGAGTACCTGGTCGACAACCTCGCCGGGCTGCCGGTCTTCCTGCTGGTCACGCTGCGCCCGGGGGCCGGGGCGGCCGACGACCTGGCCCGCGCGGCCGGCCGGCGGCGCAGCGCCGTGCTGGCCGAGCTGCGAGCGCTGACGCCCGACCAGGTGCGGCTGGTGGCCGAGTCCTGCCTGGGCGCCGGGGCGGGACAGCTCCCGCAGCCGCTGACCGACAAGCTGGTCCAGGACTCCGAGGGCAATCCCTTCGTGGTCGAGGAGCTGCTCAGCGGCATGGTGGCGGCCAATGTGCTGCTCGGTGGCGCGGACGGCTGGCGGGTCAGCGGCGACCTGTCCATCGACGTGCCGGCCACCGTGGTGCACAGCGTGGCCCAGCGGGTGGGCCGGCTCAGCCCGGTCGGCCGCGAACTGCTGCACTCCGCGGCCGTGCTGGGCCGGCGCTTCGCCCTGCCGGTGCTCAAACTGGTGACCGGCCTGGACGACCGCAGCCTGCTGGTCCACCTGCGGGCCGGCATCGACGCCCAGCTGATCTCGCCCAGCGGTCCGGTGGCCGACTGGTACGAGTTCCGGCACGCCCTGACCACCGAGGCCCTGCTGGCCGACCTGCTGCCGGGCGAGCGCGCCGACATCGCGGTGCGCGCCGCCGCCGCGGTGGAGCAGGCCTACCCCGGCCTGCCGGGCGACTGGTGCCAGCAGGTCGCCGTACTGCGACTGACCGCCGGTGACACCCGCGGCGCCGCCCTGCTCTTCGCCCAGGCCGGCCAGGCAGCGCTCCGCGACGGCGCGGTGACCTCGGCGGTCTCGCTGCTGGAGCACGCCCACGCGCTGATCTCCGGTTCCGGGCCGAGCGACGAGGCCGGCACGGTCCTGGAGGCCCTGATCTACACCCTGGTGGAGACCGGCCGCCTGGACCGGGCCCTGGAACTGGCCGACACCCTTCCGCTGACCGGCCCCGGCGCGCTGGACGACGCCCGTGCCGCCGCGCTGCACACCCGCCTCGCCTGGGGCGCGGTCTCGGCGCTGCGCCACGAGGAGGCCGCCGCCCGGGTCGCGCTGGTGCGGCGCCTGCTCGGCCGGTTCGACAGCGGCTCGATCACCCCGGCGCTGGACGTGGTGGAGGCCAACCTGGTCCTCGCCGGCTTCGGTGAGGCGAGCAGGGCGGGTGGTGCGGGTGGTGTGAGTGCTGCTGACGGGACGGGCAGCGCTGTCGGGACGGCGGGTGCGGGTGCGGCAGCCGGGGAGGCCGGGGAGCACCGGACCAGCCAGGCCGAACGGCTGGCCCGCCGCTCGGCCGACGACGCCGAACGGGCCGGGCTGCCGGAAGTGGCCTGCCAGGCCCTGCAGTTCCTCGCGCTGCTGGAGCGACGGCACGGCTTCGACCGCGCGGACGCCTGCCTGGAGCGGCTGCTCGCGCTGGCCACCCGGCACGGCCTGACCACCTGGCGGCTGGACGCGCTGCTGCGGCTGGGTGCCAACGAGTTCATGCGCAACGGCACCAGCGAGCAACTGGCCCGCGCCCACCGCGCGGCGGTCGAGCTCGGCGCGA from Kitasatospora sp. NBC_01250 includes these protein-coding regions:
- a CDS encoding helix-turn-helix transcriptional regulator produces the protein MLTTSPVLVGRDEELALVEASLQAARQGAGRAVFLLGDAGIGKSRLASESAFRAVASGLAVLRGRSSATGAAMPFRPIAEALLSLFRIGGPPQDPELAPYRSALGGLVPEWRGANPPDGTTSLVETAEAVLRLLAAVGRDPSSGQEPGCLLVIEDLHDADAETLSVIEYLVDNLAGLPVFLLVTLRPGAGAADDLARAAGRRRSAVLAELRALTPDQVRLVAESCLGAGAGQLPQPLTDKLVQDSEGNPFVVEELLSGMVAANVLLGGADGWRVSGDLSIDVPATVVHSVAQRVGRLSPVGRELLHSAAVLGRRFALPVLKLVTGLDDRSLLVHLRAGIDAQLISPSGPVADWYEFRHALTTEALLADLLPGERADIAVRAAAAVEQAYPGLPGDWCQQVAVLRLTAGDTRGAALLFAQAGQAALRDGAVTSAVSLLEHAHALISGSGPSDEAGTVLEALIYTLVETGRLDRALELADTLPLTGPGALDDARAAALHTRLAWGAVSALRHEEAAARVALVRRLLGRFDSGSITPALDVVEANLVLAGFGEASRAGGAGGVSAADGTGSAVGTAGAGAAAGEAGEHRTSQAERLARRSADDAERAGLPEVACQALQFLALLERRHGFDRADACLERLLALATRHGLTTWRLDALLRLGANEFMRNGTSEQLARAHRAAVELGAIVLGHTAEATMASQAVFRGEYATARALTDRCAEATARLGHVDNHQYLLLTRAALAAHQGRRREMEQQLAEFHRWDGDRSLKMPLVFGNCRAMCSLLEEDREQALTELDNARAWEDENPTVFYFNGRYGLRPLLRVLTGRATEAEHELVRLDPGAGLLWNRQFERLAYAVHQGRAGRTEEAERAVAQAREASAPFLMARHLGLRLVAEAALADGWGDPVPWLRTAEEYFHGAGVPAVASACRDLLRRAGATVPQRRSGSDRVPPELRRQGLTAREYEVLLLLGPRLGNQEIAGRLYISPRTVEKHVASLLTKTGQSHRAALCDYAARFGPVDADSSDEPLAR